From one Streptomyces sp. CA-210063 genomic stretch:
- a CDS encoding excinuclease ABC subunit UvrA yields MSRATRTDTRSSAPHAADSHDLIRVHGARENNLKDVSIEIPKRRLTVFTGVSGSGKSSLVFDTIAAESQRLINETYSAFVQGFMPTLARPEVDVLDGLTTAITVDQQRMGGDPRSTVGTATDANAMLRILFSRLGKPHIGPPSAYSFNTASVRASGAITVERGAKTKAEKATFERTGGMCVRCEGRGSVSDIDLTQLYDDSKSLSEGAFTIPGWKSDSQWTVQLYAQSGFVDPDKPIRQYTKKEMQAFLYGEPVKIKVNGINLTYEGLIPKIQKSFLSKDKESMQPHIRAFVERAVTFTTCPECDGTRLSEGARSSKIGKLSIADACAMEIRDLAAWVRGIEEPSVAPLLTALRHTLDSFTEIGLGYLSLDRPAGTLSGGEAQRVKMIRHLGSSLTDVTYVFDEPTIGLHPHDIQRMNDLLLRLRDKGNTVLVVEHKPEVIAIADHVVDLGPGAGTAGGTVCYEGTVEGLRSGGTITGRHLDDRAALKKSVRESTGTLEIRGATRHNLRNVDVDIPLGVLCVVTGVAGSGKSSLIHGSVPAPAGVVSVDQTPIRGSRRSNPATYTGLLDPIRKAFAKVNGVKPALFSANSEGACPTCNGAGVIYTDLAMMAGVATTCEDCEGKRFQPSVLEYHLGGRDISEVLAMSVTEAEEFFASGEAATPAAHRVLDRLADVGLGYLSLGQPLTTLSGGERQRLKLATHMGDKGGDRLVYVLDEPTTGLHLADVEQLLGLLDRLVDAGKSVIVIEHHQAVMAHADWIVDLGPGAGHDGGRVVFEGTPADLVAARSTITGEHLAAYVGA; encoded by the coding sequence ATGAGCAGGGCCACGAGAACGGACACGCGGTCTTCGGCGCCGCATGCCGCCGACAGTCATGATCTGATCCGTGTGCACGGGGCGCGGGAGAACAATCTCAAGGACGTCAGCATCGAGATCCCGAAGCGCCGGCTGACGGTGTTCACCGGGGTCTCCGGCTCGGGCAAGAGCTCACTCGTGTTCGACACGATCGCCGCCGAGTCGCAGCGGCTGATCAACGAGACGTACAGCGCCTTCGTACAGGGCTTCATGCCGACCCTGGCCCGGCCCGAGGTCGACGTACTCGACGGGCTGACCACCGCGATCACCGTCGACCAGCAGCGGATGGGCGGCGATCCACGCTCCACGGTCGGCACCGCCACCGACGCCAACGCGATGCTGCGCATCCTCTTCAGCCGGCTGGGGAAGCCGCACATCGGCCCGCCGAGCGCGTACTCGTTCAACACCGCCTCGGTGCGGGCGAGCGGGGCGATCACCGTCGAGCGGGGCGCGAAGACGAAGGCCGAGAAAGCGACCTTCGAGCGCACCGGCGGTATGTGCGTCCGCTGTGAGGGCCGGGGCAGCGTCTCCGACATCGATCTCACCCAGCTCTACGACGACTCCAAGTCGCTGTCGGAGGGCGCGTTCACCATCCCCGGCTGGAAGTCGGACAGCCAGTGGACCGTGCAGCTCTACGCCCAGTCCGGCTTCGTCGACCCGGACAAGCCGATCCGCCAGTACACCAAGAAGGAGATGCAGGCCTTCCTCTACGGGGAGCCGGTCAAGATCAAGGTCAACGGCATCAACCTCACCTACGAGGGGCTGATCCCCAAGATCCAGAAGTCGTTCCTGTCCAAGGACAAGGAGTCGATGCAGCCCCACATCCGGGCGTTCGTGGAACGGGCGGTCACCTTCACCACCTGTCCCGAGTGCGACGGCACCCGGCTCAGCGAGGGGGCCCGGTCCTCGAAGATCGGCAAGCTCAGCATCGCCGACGCCTGTGCGATGGAGATCCGCGACCTGGCCGCATGGGTGCGCGGCATCGAGGAGCCGTCGGTGGCGCCGCTGCTGACCGCGCTGAGGCACACCCTCGACTCGTTCACGGAGATCGGCCTCGGCTATCTGTCCCTCGACCGGCCCGCGGGCACCCTGTCCGGCGGTGAGGCGCAGCGCGTCAAGATGATCCGCCACCTCGGCTCCTCGCTCACCGACGTCACCTACGTCTTCGACGAGCCCACCATCGGTCTGCACCCCCATGACATCCAGCGGATGAACGACCTGCTGCTGCGGCTGCGCGACAAGGGCAACACCGTGCTCGTCGTGGAGCACAAGCCGGAGGTCATCGCGATCGCCGACCATGTCGTGGACCTCGGCCCCGGCGCCGGTACGGCGGGCGGCACCGTCTGCTACGAGGGCACCGTCGAGGGCCTGCGCTCCGGCGGCACCATCACCGGCCGCCATCTCGACGACCGGGCCGCCCTCAAGAAGTCGGTGCGCGAGTCCACCGGCACGCTGGAGATCCGCGGCGCGACCCGGCACAACCTGCGCAACGTCGACGTCGACATCCCCCTCGGCGTGCTCTGCGTCGTCACCGGTGTCGCCGGCTCCGGCAAGAGCTCCCTCATCCACGGCTCGGTGCCGGCACCGGCGGGCGTGGTCTCGGTGGACCAGACGCCGATCCGCGGCTCACGGCGCAGCAACCCGGCGACGTACACCGGGCTGCTCGACCCGATCCGCAAGGCGTTCGCCAAGGTCAACGGGGTGAAGCCGGCGCTGTTCAGCGCCAACTCCGAGGGCGCCTGCCCCACCTGCAACGGCGCCGGCGTCATCTACACGGACCTGGCGATGATGGCCGGCGTGGCCACCACCTGCGAGGACTGCGAGGGGAAGCGGTTCCAGCCGTCGGTCCTGGAGTACCACCTCGGCGGCCGTGACATCAGCGAGGTACTGGCGATGTCGGTGACGGAGGCCGAGGAGTTCTTCGCCTCGGGCGAGGCGGCCACGCCGGCCGCGCACCGTGTCCTGGACCGGCTCGCCGACGTCGGGCTCGGCTACCTCAGCCTCGGCCAGCCGCTCACCACGCTCTCCGGCGGCGAGCGGCAGCGGCTCAAGCTGGCGACCCACATGGGCGACAAGGGCGGGGACCGCCTTGTCTACGTTCTTGACGAGCCGACCACCGGCCTCCACCTCGCCGACGTCGAGCAACTGCTCGGCCTGCTCGACCGGCTCGTCGACGCCGGCAAGTCGGTGATCGTCATCGAGCACCACCAGGCGGTCATGGCGCACGCCGACTGGATCGTCGACCTCGGCCCCGGCGCCGGCCACGACGGCGGCCGCGTCGTCTTCGAGGGCACCCCGGCCGACCTCGTCGCGGCCCGCTCCACCATCACCGGCGAACACCTGGCCGCCTACGTGGGTGCCTGA
- the ku gene encoding non-homologous end joining protein Ku, with amino-acid sequence MRSIWNGAISFGLVSIPIKLVNATESHSVSFRQIHLEDGGRIRYRKVCELEDREVTQGEIGKAYEDADGTMIPITDEDLSSLPIPTAKTIEIEGFVPAESVDPLQVDAAYYLAANGVPAAKPYTLLREALKRSGKVAICKFALRGRERLGMLRVVDDVLAMHGLLWPDEIRTTEGVAPDASVSVRDKELDLADALMDTLGEVDLESLHDDYREAVEDLIAAKASGEEPPTAPAPAAGGKVLDLMAALEKSVREAKESRGEDVADITHLPSRPTPKQPTGKKSTTTTKKAAASPKKSTARSTQPAKKSTEKKSTAKKTSTTKTAATKSEPTKTEPTKTEPTKSAATKTAAPKTTAKKTPAKKATSRKHSA; translated from the coding sequence GTGCGATCCATCTGGAACGGCGCCATCTCGTTCGGCCTGGTCAGCATCCCGATCAAGCTGGTGAACGCGACCGAGAGCCACTCCGTCTCCTTCCGCCAGATCCATCTGGAGGACGGCGGCCGCATCCGTTACCGCAAGGTCTGCGAGCTGGAGGACCGTGAGGTGACGCAGGGGGAGATCGGCAAGGCGTACGAGGACGCGGACGGCACGATGATCCCGATCACGGACGAGGACCTCTCGTCGCTGCCGATCCCGACCGCCAAGACGATCGAGATCGAGGGCTTCGTACCGGCCGAGAGCGTCGACCCGCTCCAGGTGGACGCCGCGTACTACCTCGCGGCGAACGGTGTCCCCGCGGCCAAGCCGTACACCCTCCTCCGCGAGGCGCTCAAGCGCAGCGGCAAGGTCGCCATCTGCAAGTTCGCCCTCCGGGGACGCGAACGCCTCGGCATGCTCCGGGTCGTGGACGATGTCCTCGCCATGCACGGGCTGCTCTGGCCCGACGAGATCCGTACGACCGAGGGGGTCGCCCCCGACGCGAGCGTCAGCGTCCGCGACAAGGAACTCGACCTCGCGGACGCCCTCATGGACACGCTCGGCGAGGTCGACCTCGAATCCCTCCACGACGACTACCGCGAGGCCGTGGAGGACCTGATCGCCGCGAAGGCCTCCGGCGAGGAGCCTCCCACCGCGCCCGCTCCGGCCGCGGGCGGCAAGGTCCTCGACCTCATGGCCGCCCTGGAGAAGAGCGTCCGCGAAGCCAAGGAGTCCCGGGGCGAGGACGTCGCCGACATCACCCACCTCCCGTCCCGCCCCACCCCCAAACAACCCACGGGCAAGAAGTCCACCACCACGACGAAAAAGGCAGCCGCCTCCCCGAAGAAGTCGACAGCCAGATCAACCCAGCCCGCGAAGAAATCCACCGAGAAGAAATCAACAGCCAAGAAGACCAGCACAACAAAAACAGCGGCAACAAAATCAGAGCCGACAAAGACAGAGCCGACAAAGACAGAGCCGACAAAATCGGCGGCGACAAAAACAGCGGCGCCAAAAACCACCGCGAAGAAGACCCCGGCAAAGAAGGCGACCTCCCGCAAACACTCCGCCTGA